In one Oryza glaberrima chromosome 2, OglaRS2, whole genome shotgun sequence genomic region, the following are encoded:
- the LOC127761513 gene encoding nudix hydrolase 12, mitochondrial-like codes for MSSPDKVVARTGRLRQRYDNEYRLVAGCVPYRVKKDEANPRILGDVPGQVEVLMVSTPNRADMVFPKGGWEDDEEVYEAASREAMEEAGVKGIVNRTTLGHWVFKSKSSQNSSSPRGACKGYIFAMEVTEELESWPEQATHGRRWVSPGEAYQLCRYEWMREALTALLERLSMIEPVASAQELSDQTSMYMMLQASSDSAVALC; via the exons ATGTCGTCGCCGGACAAGGTGGTGGCCAGGACGGGCCGCCTCAGGCAGCGCTACGACAACGAGTACCGCCTCGTCGCAGG CTGCGTGCCGTACCGGGTGAAGAAAGACGAGGCCAACCCTCGCATCCTCGGCGACGTTCCGGGCCAGGTGGAGGTGCTCATGGTCTCCACCCCCAACCGCGCCGACATGGTCTTCCCCAAG GGTGGatgggaggacgacgaggaggtgtACGAGGCGGCGTCCCGCGAGGccatggaggaggccggcgtcaAGGGCATCGTCAAT AGGACTACCTTGGGACACTGGGTGTTCAAGAGCAAGAGCAGCCAGAACAGCAGCAGCCCAAGGGGAGCTTGCAAGGGCTACATCTTCGCCATGGAGGTCACTGAGGAGCTCGAGTCGTGGCCGGAGCAGGCGACCCATGGCCGTCGATGG GTCTCCCCCGGTGAAGCCTACCAGCTCTGCCGGTACGAATGGATGCGCGAGGCGCTCACCGCTCTGCTGGAGCGGTTGTCGATGATCGAGCCGGTGGCGTCTGCGCAGGAACTGTCTGATCAAACTAGCATGTACATGATGCTGCAGGCATCATCTGATAGCGCGGTCGCGCTGTgctga